DNA sequence from the Malus sylvestris chromosome 10, drMalSylv7.2, whole genome shotgun sequence genome:
CTactaatatatatgtgtgcaataatttacctatattattatataaaatatagataaatttattttgaaatcaaataacattttttattttataagtaaattattttacatgtATCATTACATATACAGGGCAAATTTATTACTAATACACATGtccaaataatttacctatattttttaaatatagttaAATTGTTTTATAGTGctctttcatattttcatttggtaagaaaatgacatgattaaattaaaattgtctaattttatgcaaatttgaaaaacaattacGAAATCTTAAGGAAAGTATAACATTATTAGTTCTTTTTTTCCTTAACATACAATTTGTTatgaaatattattattttaaacattAATGCATTTTTTCCATTAATCTCTCCTTTCAAATTTGTAGAATTAAATGTTTACATTAAAACGGTAATtaagggtattttaggcatctgcaaaatgtaaaatgtgaaaggcaaacaaaattaatgaatttgcttatgtggagcctagtcattgggttttattCAGATAAAAAGACTATGTCGGGTTTTATGTAAAGAAACTTGAGTTTCAgggctaaagtcatattttcagaaTAATAAATCATTGTTCTGAACCACAATTTGTcagataaattattattttctgaTAAACTAACGAAAATAAGCACATCAACAGCTAGAACAGTTACAACAACTTCTTTATTATTACACTGATCAAGCTCACAAACTGCAAGCCCACAAACTGCACACAATTAATTCAAACGTAACCAGCAACCCTCACACAGCACATCAATTCCAGAATACACTAATTAAAGCTTAATTAATTCACTGGTGGCTATGATGACCAGGCAACTTGTCCCTGATCTTCTCCATCATGCTTTTCTTCTCAGGCTCGGTTGTGACTCTGGTGGTTTGAACAACTTCGGTTTCATGTCCATGGCCCTGTGTCTTTGCTTGCTGCTGATCGTCCTTCTGCTTCCCACCACCGAGTTTGTCCTTTATTTTCTCCTTCAgtcccttcttcctcctcccacCTTGCCCATCATCCTCAGACTACAACCAACAAATTATAAGACATCAAccaaaaagtcaacaaaaaccCTTAACTATACcgttcaatttttctttcagtTACGCTCGAAAGAAACAAGGGTGTGCAAAACGACAAACTGAAAGCGTAGGGAACTAGCATAGCAGAATAAAATTAAGACAAtttttaatatgtatatatagaagAGACGTGTCTTACGCTGGAGCTTGAGCTAGAGCTGCCGGAACGGCGGAGTTCACTACCAAGACTGCCATGGGGCTGCTGTTGCCGATGCTCAACGACACCAACACCAATACCGTACCCAGGAGATTGATCACTTGTTTGTTTGCCACCAAACATGCCATGCCCTCCCGTAACTCCAGCAGCGCCACCATGCTCTCCATACCCTCCGGTGGTTCCAGAGCCGGGAACATGCGGAGCTGCACCAGTGTGTGCTTCAGTGCCAGTTCCGCCCGTGGTGGCCACGCCTGTGAGGTGAATAGGGTTTCCAAGCTCGTCTGTCAGTTTGACAGGGTTTCCATGTTCGTCTGTGAGCTGCACCGGGTTTCCGTACTCGTCTCTAAT
Encoded proteins:
- the LOC126585106 gene encoding late embryogenesis abundant protein-like — its product is MAQIRDEYGNPVQLTDEHGNPVKLTDELGNPIHLTGVATTGGTGTEAHTGAAPHVPGSGTTGGYGEHGGAAGVTGGHGMFGGKQTSDQSPGYGIGVGVVEHRQQQPHGSLGSELRRSGSSSSSSSSEDDGQGGRRKKGLKEKIKDKLGGGKQKDDQQQAKTQGHGHETEVVQTTRVTTEPEKKSMMEKIRDKLPGHHSHQ